The bacterium DNA window GCTGCGCCGATCAAGTGTCCCGACGTGCCGCCCATCACTGGGAAGTTGAGCATCTGAGCGGCAAAGATGAAAGCCGCGGCGAGACCTATCATCGGTACTTGACGCGCTGATAATGTTTTCCGCAACCGAACCAGTGAGTAGGAGACGCCGGCGAGCGCGATTGCTGCCGTTGCCAAGGAAGTTTTCGGATCGAGAAAACCATCGGGGATATGCATCAGTTCATTCCTATTTCAAACTTCGGCTATTCTTCCACTTTCGTAACGATGTACTGATACTGTAAATCACTCGATCCGATATTCTCGAGCGAATGCTTGGTATGCGGAGGTATGTAAATGACCTGCCCGGCGACTACCGTTTGCGTGGAATCGCCGTGGTGTAGTTTTGCCGTGCCGGCAAGCAAAACAATAAGCTCTTCATACCCGTCGGTCGAATGTTCTTCGCATGCCTTCCCCGGTTGAATCCGCATGAATCCCGAACGCAGTTTATGGCTGAGTGGCGGTTTTATCACCGATTGGTAGGAAACTGCGGGATCGGTGGGCAGTGTGATTACTTTTACGGCAATGTGATCAGGATCGGACGCCGATTGTTCTGTGGTTTGTGAAGGGTGTGCCATACTCGTTCCCAAGAAAATTGTAAGAAGACTGAAAAAGCTATACCAGTGGAATCTTTGACGGGAAGTTCTCATCGGGTATCCTATGTATCGAAGAGGTTCTGCGAGATAATCGTGCTACGAATTATATAAAGAT harbors:
- a CDS encoding cupin domain-containing protein; protein product: MAHPSQTTEQSASDPDHIAVKVITLPTDPAVSYQSVIKPPLSHKLRSGFMRIQPGKACEEHSTDGYEELIVLLAGTAKLHHGDSTQTVVAGQVIYIPPHTKHSLENIGSSDLQYQYIVTKVEE